Part of the Novosphingobium sp. ZN18A2 genome, GGACCGAGCGCGTTGGCAGCACGAGCATCGTCACGCGGTTCGAACTGCACGGCGCGTCCGGGCAGGGAGGAGACGACCTGCGCGCGGAAATGAAACTGGTCAACGTGCACGTCGATCTGGAACGGGGAACGCCGATGCCGATCCCGCAAGAGGTCCGCGCGCGGCTCGGGGCCGGATAGGCACGGCCACTTCGGCGGATTCCCGCGCGGGACTCGCCTTTTCGCTCCCCATGCCTTAGGGGGCGCGCGCAATTCCAGCAGATGGACATGACATGAGCGAACCCTTGCGCATCGCGCTTGCCGGCCTGGGTACGGTCGGCGCCGGCGTGATCCGACTGATCGAAACCAATGCAGACCTGATCGCGCGCCGCGCGGGCCGCGAAATCCGCATCGTGGCGGTCAGCGCGCGCAACCGCGGCAAGGATCGCGGCGTCGACCTGTCCGGCTATGCCTGGGTGGACGACATGGTGATCCTGGGCGAGCGCGAGGATGTGGACGTCGTGGTGGAGCTGGTCGGCGGGTCGGACGGCCCGGCGCTTTCGCTTGCGCGCACGACGTTCGATGCGGGCAAATCGCTGGTCACCGCGAACAAGGCGATGGTCGCGCACCACGGGCTGGAACTGGCGGCGAAAGCCGAAGGCGCGAAAGCCGCGTTCAAGTTCGAAGCTGCCGTCGCGGGCGGCATACCGGCGATCAAGGGGCTGAAGGAAGGCGCGGCGGCCAACGCGATAGAGCGCGTCTATGGCATCCTCAACGGCACCTGCAACTACATCCTCTCGACAATGGAGGACACCGGCCGCGACTTTGCAGACGTGCTGGGCGAAGCGCAGGCCAAGGGCTATGCCGAGGCCGACCCCACGTTCGACATCGACGGCATCGACGCCGCGCACAAGCTGGCGATCCTGTCGTCGATCGCGTTCGGCACGGCGGTAGATTTCAAGGCCGTGGGCGCCACCGGCGTGCGCCGCGTGATTTCAGCCGACATCGCCCAGGCGGCGGCGCTGGGCTATTACATCCGGCTTATCGGCATGGCCGAAACCGAAGTGGATGAAAAAGGCGAACGCCGCCTGTTCCAGCGCGTGCACCCGCACCTTGTCCA contains:
- a CDS encoding homoserine dehydrogenase: MSEPLRIALAGLGTVGAGVIRLIETNADLIARRAGREIRIVAVSARNRGKDRGVDLSGYAWVDDMVILGEREDVDVVVELVGGSDGPALSLARTTFDAGKSLVTANKAMVAHHGLELAAKAEGAKAAFKFEAAVAGGIPAIKGLKEGAAANAIERVYGILNGTCNYILSTMEDTGRDFADVLGEAQAKGYAEADPTFDIDGIDAAHKLAILSSIAFGTAVDFKAVGATGVRRVISADIAQAAALGYYIRLIGMAETEVDEKGERRLFQRVHPHLVHRDHPLAHVDGATNAVVAEGNFVGRLLFQGAGAGDGPTASAVVADLIDIARGDIGAPFSIPVADLDTAPPAETGHRTGKAYIRFEVADRPGVLAEITAAMRDAGVSIESLIQKGHGEPGRDDTVLVAMVTHEGPESAISEALRLLEGSESLAERPLVMPLIGE